The following proteins are encoded in a genomic region of Corticium candelabrum chromosome 11, ooCorCand1.1, whole genome shotgun sequence:
- the LOC134187333 gene encoding hemicentin-1-like isoform X1, whose amino-acid sequence MKDTLFLVLQIFLSHSALKQVHSADVSRVRKTAGSNQTVGVISVAPRYQTLSENINQVRFQCYMNGRPSQEGQAMWIRNERRIYCVQSNRIFACGNILIIQHVSVRDSGHYRCVSSSNNQSFYEVSVVVPASIINSEDAIVRVDVAALKSVQIECHVRQDSFPKSVEILWQYGDSYIATGNTLQLRDIDQNKTGVYTCSASNGYGYPATKSFYIVELETTTTMATSDDKLKFVNSMSRQSPPSVGLLSYMVIISTLYYGISLF is encoded by the exons ATGAAAGACACGCTTTTCCTGgttttgcaaatatttttaaGCCACTCAGCCCTCAAGCAAGTGCATAGTGCTG ACGTGTCGCGCGTAAGAAAGACTGCAGGCAGCAATCAAACTGTCGGTGTGATCAGCGTTGCTCCTCGCTACCAAACTTTGTCTGAAAATATCAATCAAGTTCGCTTCCAGTGTTACATGAATGGACGGCCTTCACAAGAAGGACAAGCGATGTGGATAAGGAACGAACGTCGTATTTATTGTGTACAATCGAATAGAATATTTGCCTGTGGCAACATTCTCATTATTCAACACGTCAGCGTAAGAGATTCTGGACACTATCGCTGCGTTTCAAGTAGCAACAATCAAAGCTTTTATGAAGTATCAGTTGTAG TTCCAGCTTCGATTATTAATTCTGAAGATGCTATTGTTCGTGTTGACGTTGCTGCTTTGAAGAGCGTTCAAATAGAGTGTCACGTGCGTCAAGATTCTTTTCCAAAATCTGTTGAAATATTATGGCAGTATGGTGACTCTTACATTGCTACTGGAAACACTCTACAGCTCAGGGACATCGACCAGAACAAAACGggagtgtatacatgcagcGCATCTAATGGATACGGATATCCTGCTACAAAGTCTTTCTATATCGTTGAGCTTGAGACAACGACAACAATGGCTACATCAGACGACAAATTAAAGTTCGTCAATTCGATGAGTCGCCAGTCTCCGCCGTCAGTGGGCCTACTATCCTACATGGTCATAATTTCAACACTTTATTACGGAATTTCCTTATTCTAA
- the LOC134186652 gene encoding uncharacterized protein LOC134186652 isoform X2: protein MFTIDGGKILESYGQIGSLLEGSRKRVSSITIPNFSISKQGQLCCSQPSSSKDCVRLRVRESASSKLDVKLENVTFSQGCRTSVSRCNSTLEVLCTLEAASQQELASGFMTLYKNGKSEPVFDLEPQIGQRSRSNSTVWWKTDKFAATVQIGDTIGCHWDHHDLGRSLKLTLNVTLSLLNGDSTQPPSPTASTDSSSLSKGAIAAIAASLLVVLLVFLVVLFCWLAHKYEWCRDKLPSTPLRSLNEATGNDNQPDTPESTEQERSCDNAQALLERIAASVETTKVDVAAIKAQGQTHDVELRSVKAHVDKRIIEAVDSINDMEPKPQDRCKSIVARSTDDDESSSLLERESSSFPKQRVGWQPPNEVNEEIDKELMPQNLKAGNQKSQSTSSREMQTTQQFQPNIFNKILRPEYWTVLNERLCPKEVIDKLYEKRVITYDLVEEIRTTQTIGWQVDILLARVSRMNDEDVKKFAVVLSKTNGISDVGGQLLRDIETAGEQEPSTD from the exons ATGTTTACGATCGACGGTGGAAAAATTTTAGAAAGCTACGGCCAAATCGGATCTCTACTCGAAGGGTCTCGCAAGAGGGTGAGCTCTATTACCATTCCAAACTTCAGTATCAGCAAGCAAGGTCAGCTCTGCTGCTCTCAGCCATCATCATCTAAAGATTGCGTGCGCCTGCGTGTAAGAGAATCCGCAAGTTCCAAGCTAGACGTGAAGCTAGAAAACGTTACATTTAGTCAAGGTTGTAGGACCTCGGTGTCGAGATGCAATTCGACTCTAGAGGTTCTCTGTACTTTGGAAGCTGCCAGCCAGCAAGAGCTTGCTAGTGGTTTTATGACGCTGTACAAAAACGGCAAGTCTGAACCGGTATTTGATCTAGAGCCGCAAATAGGACAACGTTCCAGGTCGAACTCGACTGTGTGGTGGAAGACCGACAAATTTGCAGCAACAGTTCAAATCGGGGACACGATTGGGTGCCACTGGGACCACCACGACTTGGGGCGATCCCTCAAATTGACTCTGAACGTGACCTTGTCACTACTCAATGGTGATTCAACGCAGCCTCCCTCTCCTACTGCATCTACtg ATTCGAGTTCTTTGTCTAAAGGAGCCATAGCTGCGATTGCTGCTTCGTTACTTGTGGTGTTATTGGTTTTTTTGGTCGTTCTATTTTGCTGGTTGGCACACAAATACGAGTGGTGTCGTGACAAACTGCCTTCGACTCCTTTGAGATCATTGAACG AAGCAACTGGTAATGACAATCAGCCGGACACACCAGAAAGCACCGAACAAGAAAGAAGCTGCG ACAATGCGCAAGCCCTACTGGAGAGAATTGCCGCCTCTGTCGAAACAACTAAAGTCGACGTGGCAGCAATTAAAGCGCAAGGGCAAACACATGACGTCGAATTGAGATCAGTCAAAGCACATGTTGACAAGAGAATAATAGAAGCCGTCGATTCTATTAACGACATGGAACCAAAACCGCAAGACAGATGCAAATCAATCGTTGCTAGGTCGACAGACGATGACGAAA GTTCTAGTTTACTTGAACGAGAGTCGAGCAGTTTTCCAAAACAACGTGTAGGATGGCAGCCACCAAATGAAGTCAATgaagagatagacaaagagctaATGCCACAAAACTTGA AGGCAGGTAACCAGAAATCGCAGTCAACTTCATCAAGAGAAATGCAAACGACCCAACAATTCCAACCCAAcatttttaataaaattttaagaCCAGAATATTGGACGGTCCTTAACGAACGTCTTTGCCCTAAGGAAGTCATAGACAAACTGTATGAAAAGAGGGTCATAACATATGACCTAGTAGAGGAAATtcgaacaacacaaacaatcgGATGGCAAGTGGACATACTGCTAGCTCGAGTCAGTCGTATGAATGACGAAGATGTGAAAAAGTTTGCAGTTGTTTTGTCTAAGACTAATGGAATTTCAGATGTCGGTGGGCAGCTGTTAAGAGATATTGAGACAGCAGGAGAGCAAGAACCCTCCACTGATTAA
- the LOC134187419 gene encoding hemicentin-1-like — protein MQNQLSMLFFLVDLQILVFSFFCFVKVSMGAVEVQPRSWYVHDENRNNTIRFQCLGATGAVWLFNGQPISRLNATESRIVNKHMIQITTFRFEFAGVYTCRNSLAGKEEANATLQVQPEFADPRSIGKIVASGDHVELNCSIRAHVYPPATLEWMKRDISGVIRLGVHERYVVSQARLDDSGEYICIATNKYAWAFATKSIFLKVYGK, from the exons ATGCAGAATCAACTATCTATGTTGTTCTTCTTAGTTGATCTTCAGATATTGGTGTTTTCCTTTTTCTGTTTTGTAAAAG TGTCTATGGGTGCAGTAGAAGTACAGCCAAGGAGCTGGTACGTACACGATGAAAATCGAAATAATACGATCCGCTTTCAGTGTTTGGGAGCAACTGGAGCGGTGTGGCTATTTAACGGACAACCAATATCTCGTTTGAATGCAACAGAATCGAGAATAGTTAACAAGCATATGATTCAAATTACTACGTTTCGATTCGAGTTTGCTggagtgtatacatgcagaaatTCGTTGGCCGGAAAAGAAGAAGCTAACGCAACACTGCAAG TTCAGCCTGAGTTTGCTGATCCTCGATCTATTGGAAAGATTGTAGCCTCTGGTGATCATGTTGAGTTGAACTGTTCTATTAGAGCGCACGTTTATCCTCCTGCTACGCTAGAATGGATGAAACGCGACATTAGTGGTGTAATACGACTTGGTGTACATGAACGGTATGTTGTGTCGCAAGCTAGACTGGACGACTCTGGTGAGTACATCTGCATAGCCACAAACAAGTACGCTTGGGCGTttgcaacaaaatcaatatTCTTGAAAGTGTACGGTAAGTAA
- the LOC134187079 gene encoding uncharacterized protein LOC134187079, translating into MHVFINNNKTSSYDNGSSNSTRTDVSGNSLSIMTYKFRQEVHSGDVLDCRWICEDGSVIESESRMQTAWLQARIQQLDSVSVSAVFANQKTTYSTTEKQDITWIIVLSVLPPVAFTAIVLLGVVCHYQRRRRNPVLPEDIEFQPLEQHEENTVEVSLSHSANETPTARQLTDVARAASVTKRRSEFVALLDSEMFSVSTIKVIQEEHSEPFQHTRAMLEKWCNEMDRQATRRKIIEALLQMGLTRPARKVFGKELVEFVRKTK; encoded by the exons ATGCATGTCTttataaacaacaacaaaacttcAAGCTACGACAACGGCTCTTCAAATAGCACAAGAACAGATGTATCTGGAAACTCTCTATCTATAATGACTTACAAATTTAGACAAGAAGTGCACAGCGGTGACGTTCTGGACTGTCGATGGATTTGTGAAGATGGCAGTGTGATAGAGTCTGAATCCCGTATGCAGACGGCATGGCTTCAAGCGCGTATCCAGCAGCTTGATAGTGTCAGTGTTTCTGCAGTCTTTGCAAACCAAAAAACGACATACAGCACGACGGAAAAGCAAG ATATTACTTGGATTATTGTTCTGTCTGTATTGCCACCTGTAGCATTTACAGCAATTGTGCTACTTGGTGTAGTCTGTCATTATCAAAGAAGACGGCGTAATCCAGTTCTGCCTGAAGACATAGAATTTCAACCACTTGAGCAACATGAAG AAAACACAGTAGAAGTGTCACTATCACATTCTGCAAATGAAACACCGACTGCAAGACAGTTAACTGACGTTGCTCGCGCAGCATCCGTGACTAAAAGAAGAAGTGAATTTGTTGCTCTCCTAGATTCGGAAATGTTTTCCGTATCGACCATCAAAGTGATACAAGAAGAACACAGTGAACCATTTCAGCATACTCGAGCCATGCTGGAGAAGTGGTGCAacgagatggacagacaggcaactcGCCGTAAAATAATCGAAGCATTGTTACAAATGGGACTAACGAGACCTGCGCGTAAGGTATTTGGAAAAGAGTTAGTAGAGTTCGTTAGGAAAACGAAATGA
- the LOC134187333 gene encoding hemicentin-1-like isoform X2, translating into MKDTLFLVLQIFLSHSALKQVHSADVSRVRKTAGSNQTVGVISVAPRYLTLSENINQVRFQCYINGRPAQEGQTRWIRDGRRIYCVKSNRIFACGNILIIQHVSVRDSGHYRCVSSSNNQSFYQVSVVVPASIINSKDAIVRVDVAALKSVQLECHVRQDSFPKSVEVLWQYGDSYIATGSTLQLRDIDQNKTGVYICSASNGYGYPATKSFYIVELETTTTMATSDDKFNFVNSMSCKSPPSVGLLSYMVITLTLCYEISLF; encoded by the exons ATGAAAGACACGCTTTTCCTGgttttgcaaatatttttaaGCCACTCAGCCCTCAAGCAAGTGCATAGTGCTG ACGTTTCGCGCGTAAGAAAGACTGCAGGCAGCAATCAAACTGTCGGTGTGATCAGCGTTGCTCCTCGCTACCTAACTTTGTCTGAAAATATCAATCAAGTTCGCTTCCAGTGCTACATAAATGGACGGCCTGCACAAGAAGGACAAACGAGGTGGATAAGAGACGGACGTCGTATTTATTGTGTAAAATCAAATAGAATATTTGCCTGTGGCAACATTCTCATTATTCAACACGTCAGCGTAAGAGATTCTGGACACTATCGCTGCGTTTCAAGTAGCAACAATCAAAGCTTCTATCAAGTATCAGTTGTAG TCCCAGCTTCGATTATTAATTCTAAAGATGCTATTGTTCGTGTTGACGTTGCTGCTTTGAAGAGCGTTCAACTAGAGTGTCACGTGCGTCAAGATTCTTTTCCAAAATCTGTTGAAGTATTATGGCAGTATGGTGACTCTTACATTGCTACTGGAAGCACTCTACAGCTCAGGGACATCGACCAGAACAAAACGGGAGTGTATATATGCAGCGCATCTAATGGATACGGATATCCTGCTACAAAGTCTTTCTATATCGTTGAGCTTGAGACAACGACAACAATGGCTACATCAGACGACAAATTCAACTTCGTCAATTCGATGAGTTGCAAGTCTCCGCCGTCAGTGGGCTTGCTATCCTACATGGTCATAACTTTAACACTTTGTTACGAAATTTCCTTATTCTAA
- the LOC134186957 gene encoding hemicentin-1-like: MWMRGNRRIFCAKTNRIFACSNILIIQHVTVRDSGYYKCVSSSNNRSFYQASVMVPASIIDSEGEIVRVNAAALESVQLKCHVRQDSFPKSVEVLWQYDDSYIAIGNTLQLRDIDQNKMGVYKCSASNGYGDPATKSFHLETTKVALDVEVQVADSMGCQSQPSCLVCTLTYLVTSITLYYGIF, from the exons ATGTGGATGAGAGGCAACCGTCGCATTTTCTGCGCGAAAACCAACAGAATATTTGCATGTAGTAACATTCTCATTATTCAACATGTCACAGTAAGAGATTCTGGATATTACAAGTGCGTTTCGAGCAGCAACAATCGGAGCTTCTATCAAGCATCAGTGATGG TTCCAGCTTCAATTATTGATTCTGAAGGCGAAATTGTTCGTGTTAACGCTGCTGCTTTGGAGAGCGTTCAACTAAAGTGTCACGTACGTCAAGATTCTTTTCCAAAGTCTGTTGAAGTGTTATGGCAGTATGATGACTCTTACATTGCTATTGGAAACACTCTGCAGCTCAGGGACATCGACCAGAATAAAATGGGAGTGTACAAGTGCAGCGCGTCTAACGGATATGGAGATCCTGCTACAAAGTCTTTCCATCTTGAGACAACAAAAGTTGCATTGGATGTCGAAGTGCAAGTCGCTGATTCTATGGGTTGCCAGTCTCAGCCATCATGTCTAGTGTGTACATTAACTTACCTGGTTACCAGTATTACACTGTATTACGGCATTTTCTAG
- the LOC134187051 gene encoding uncharacterized protein LOC134187051, producing the protein MAFKRMFFFLSLCVVTLDQPELNSATPNDDDQRHRLDQCSLSSITKIYAKSGHLVVHKESLFVANCVCGGTSNTPITWTGNAVDNGRGSSQIVTFGRSKYKLPNVSTSDEGHLCCVQGEHSACLYLLVVDAPVVTLSYRNHVTCKNETSGKATNAVSIQCNVSSHVEQDLTQGFMQVYINDVGTVSYDQTPSKSTFKDLSGNSVYTKAFEFREELRDGDVMDCRWIREDGKIVKSKVQPVVKFHTCSVPTVSFTTIAASTVGSTNSTTAAMTSQNDGLIIGLPVSFIVIVLLFLLAYRFRKKIKHKLVEIRERWSQPMNDLQTTNQNENHREEESATVGLGLSDDDEGLEGLPNHATTETSSHLPPSDSSPLVGNCLNPISETETGSPPTSEILNETENNASPRRNTSIDKEFQSPEQHEENTLEVSLYHSANETLTEKQLTDVARKAVVINNRTEFFKVLDGKMFSMATIKRIQEEEHGKPLDQTQVMLEKWHNKMGRQATRRKVIKALLEIGLTKPACDIFGDKLVEFVRKTK; encoded by the exons ATGGCTTTCAAGAGAATGTTTTTCTTCCTATCACTATGTGTGGTTACCCTAGACCAACCTGAACTCAACTCCGCAACTCCGAACGATGACGACCAGCGTCATCGTTTAG ATCAGTGTTCTCTGTCTAGCATAACCAAAATTTATGCAAAAAGTGGCCATCTCGTTGTTCATAAGGAAAGTTTGTTTGTCGCCAATTGTGTATGCGGAGGAACGTCGAACACTCCAATCACGTGGACAGGGAATGCTGTAGACAACGGACGTGGTAGTAGTCAAATTGTCACGTTTGGTAGATCGAAATACAAATTGCCGAACGTGTCTACGAGCGACGAAGGACATTTGTGTTGCGTTCAGGGCGAGCACTCGGCATGTCTCTACTTGCTAGTCGTCGATGCGCCCGTCGTCACCCTGTCCTATCGAAATCACGTGACGTGCAAGAATGAAACTTCAGGCAAAGCTACGAACGCTGTCTCCATTCAGTGTAATGTTTCATCACACGTCGAGCAGGATCTCACTCAAGGTTTTATGCAAGTATACATCAATGACGTCGGGACGGTAAGCTACGATCAAACGCCGTCAAAGAGCACTTTCAAAGATCTATCGGGAAATAGTGTGTACACTAAGGCATTTGAGTTTCGAGAAGAATTGCGTGATGGTGACGTTATGGATTGTCGATGGATTCGCGAAGATGGCAAAATAGTAAAGTCGAAGGTTCAGCCAGTGGTAAAATTTCATACGTGTTCTGTGCCAACTGTCTCTTTCACGACAATTGCTGCTTCGACTGTTGGATCAACGAACAGCACGACAGCAGCTATGACTAGCCAAA ATGATGGTCTCATCATTGGCTTGCCTGTATCGTTCATTGTAATTGTGCTGCTTTTTCTACTGGCATATCGTTTTCGAAAAAAAATCAAACATAAATTGGTCGAGATAAGAGAAAGATGGTCTCAACCGATGAATGatttacaaacaacaaaccaaaacG AGAACCATAGAGAAGAAGAGTCGGCGACGGTGGGTTTAGGTTTatcagatgatgatgaaggTCTTGAAGGGTTGCCAAACCATGCAACTACAGAGACATCAAGTCACTTGCCACCTTCAGACAGTTCTCCACTAG TAGGTAATTGCCTAAACCCAATTTctgagacagagacaggtaGTCCACCTACTAGTGAAATACTCAACGAGACTGAGAATAATGCAAGTCCTAGAAGAAATACATCAATTGACAAAGAATTTCAATCACCTGAGCAACATGAAG AAAACACATTAGAAGTGTCACTATATCATTCTGCAAATGAAACACTGACTGAAAAGCAGTTAACTGACGTTGCTCGCAAAGCAGTTGTGATTAACAACAGAACTGAATTTTTTAAAGTCCTAGATGGAAAAATGTTTTCCATGGCGACCATCAAAAGGatacaagaagaagaacacGGGAAACCATTGGACCAAACTCAAGTCATGCTTGAGAAGTGGCACAACAAGATGGGCAGACAGGCAACTCGCCGTAAAGTAATTAAAGCATTGTTAGAAATTGGACTAACAAAACCTGCGTGTGATATATTTGGAGACAAGTTAGTAGAGTTTGTTAGGAAAACTAAATGA
- the LOC134186916 gene encoding uncharacterized protein LOC134186916, producing MNHLARTVSPRDVSEAAGIHDLLTRKTFTDIIGLDRLDDTKWKQASLKIKFGGFGLTSIRGTAPAAFLAAWAHSLKELPNRFPSMCRDLENLYQSSPKNDSSTIRSTLYQAVSNLPPKSNLDDEEEVIYHTLEEMIKNPRKLQHRLSTDISCMEAATFTNRIVEEKDAGRMRSLQGRGAGGWLETVPTSDKHALKQNEFRLASCLRLGVCLPFSQLLVKCECGAELDREGYHLITCKYGGGPVWTHNTLVSGWSECLSDLLICHQIEPRHRYIHTEDRPDITFYDVDSGTTKEIDVAMAHPWSKDTIKGASTTCGYAATKREARKEVKYRKESLPDGSKPFVTPLVFEHFGRWGPKAEEFLNELAKKSKDMLGRKNEAAFRSYWRRRFSVIIQKCNSRVVLRKLSRLSLNCLDGQDKLEMDKAIHSSIH from the coding sequence ATGAATCATCTTGCCAGGACTGTATCTCCCAGGGATGTATCAGAAGCTGCGGGTATCCATGACCTCCTTACCAGAAAGACTTTCACTGACATCATAGGATTGGATCGGTTGGACGACACCAAGTGGAAACAAGCATCCCTGAAAATTAAATTCGGTGGATTCGGGCTCACGTCAATTCGAGGTACAGCTCCTGCTGCATTTTTGGCAGCATGGGCACACTCACTTAAAGAACTCCCCAACAGATTTCCATCAATGTGTCGGGACTTAGAAAATCTCTATCAAAGCAGCCCTAAGAATGATTCCTCTACCATAAGGTCAACCTTGTATCAAGCAGTGTCTAATCTTCCTCCCAAGTCAAACTtggacgatgaagaagaagttATATATCACACTCTAGAGGAGATGATCAAGAACCCCAGGAAACTACAGCATCGTTTATCAACGGACATTTCCTGCATGGAAGCAGCAACATTTACCAATAGAATAGTTGAGGAAAAGGACGCGGGAAGAATGAGATCCttgcaaggacgaggggcgGGAGGATGGCTTGAAACAGTCCCCACTTCAGACAAGCACGCACTAAAGCAGAATGAATTTCGTCTAGCGTCTTGTCTGAggttgggtgtctgtctgccattcagtcagctccttgtaaaatgtgagtgtggagcagagctggacagagaaggatatcacttgattacatgtaagtatgggggaggtcctgtctggacgcacaacaccctagtttctggatggagcgagtgtctcagcgatttgctcatatgccaccagattgagccaagacacagatacatccacactgaagatagaccagacatcacattttacgacgtagactcaggaacaacaaaagagatagatgttgctatggctcatccctggagcaaagataccatcaagggagcgtccacgacatgtggatatgcagcaacaaaacgagaggcaaggaaggaagtaaagtatcgcaaagaatcattaccagatggttctaagccttttgttactcctctggtgttcgaacactttggtcgttggggacccaaagcagaggaatttttaaatgaacttgcaaagaagtccaaagacatgctgggaaggaaaaatgaagcagcgtttagaagctattggagaagaagattttctgtgattattcagaaatgtaacagtagagttgttttaagaaagctatctaggctttcattgaattgtttggatggacaagacaagctagagatggacaaagccattcatagttctattcattaa
- the LOC134186652 gene encoding uncharacterized protein LOC134186652 isoform X1, which translates to MLLLWCLSFLALQSLAQANCKLLSSSSSGEDVDEGSLVYDECTCLGNRSGVEAIMFTIDGGKILESYGQIGSLLEGSRKRVSSITIPNFSISKQGQLCCSQPSSSKDCVRLRVRESASSKLDVKLENVTFSQGCRTSVSRCNSTLEVLCTLEAASQQELASGFMTLYKNGKSEPVFDLEPQIGQRSRSNSTVWWKTDKFAATVQIGDTIGCHWDHHDLGRSLKLTLNVTLSLLNGDSTQPPSPTASTDSSSLSKGAIAAIAASLLVVLLVFLVVLFCWLAHKYEWCRDKLPSTPLRSLNEATGNDNQPDTPESTEQERSCDNAQALLERIAASVETTKVDVAAIKAQGQTHDVELRSVKAHVDKRIIEAVDSINDMEPKPQDRCKSIVARSTDDDESSSLLERESSSFPKQRVGWQPPNEVNEEIDKELMPQNLKAGNQKSQSTSSREMQTTQQFQPNIFNKILRPEYWTVLNERLCPKEVIDKLYEKRVITYDLVEEIRTTQTIGWQVDILLARVSRMNDEDVKKFAVVLSKTNGISDVGGQLLRDIETAGEQEPSTD; encoded by the exons ATGCTTTTGCTATGGTGTCTCTCTTTTCTAGCGCTGCAGTCTCTGGCACAGG CAAACTGTAAATTACTGTCAAGTTCGTCGTCTGGAGAGGATGTCGACGAAGGATCTTTGGTGTATGACGAGTGCACGTGTCTAGGCAATCGCAGTGGCGTAGAAGCAATCATGTTTACGATCGACGGTGGAAAAATTTTAGAAAGCTACGGCCAAATCGGATCTCTACTCGAAGGGTCTCGCAAGAGGGTGAGCTCTATTACCATTCCAAACTTCAGTATCAGCAAGCAAGGTCAGCTCTGCTGCTCTCAGCCATCATCATCTAAAGATTGCGTGCGCCTGCGTGTAAGAGAATCCGCAAGTTCCAAGCTAGACGTGAAGCTAGAAAACGTTACATTTAGTCAAGGTTGTAGGACCTCGGTGTCGAGATGCAATTCGACTCTAGAGGTTCTCTGTACTTTGGAAGCTGCCAGCCAGCAAGAGCTTGCTAGTGGTTTTATGACGCTGTACAAAAACGGCAAGTCTGAACCGGTATTTGATCTAGAGCCGCAAATAGGACAACGTTCCAGGTCGAACTCGACTGTGTGGTGGAAGACCGACAAATTTGCAGCAACAGTTCAAATCGGGGACACGATTGGGTGCCACTGGGACCACCACGACTTGGGGCGATCCCTCAAATTGACTCTGAACGTGACCTTGTCACTACTCAATGGTGATTCAACGCAGCCTCCCTCTCCTACTGCATCTACtg ATTCGAGTTCTTTGTCTAAAGGAGCCATAGCTGCGATTGCTGCTTCGTTACTTGTGGTGTTATTGGTTTTTTTGGTCGTTCTATTTTGCTGGTTGGCACACAAATACGAGTGGTGTCGTGACAAACTGCCTTCGACTCCTTTGAGATCATTGAACG AAGCAACTGGTAATGACAATCAGCCGGACACACCAGAAAGCACCGAACAAGAAAGAAGCTGCG ACAATGCGCAAGCCCTACTGGAGAGAATTGCCGCCTCTGTCGAAACAACTAAAGTCGACGTGGCAGCAATTAAAGCGCAAGGGCAAACACATGACGTCGAATTGAGATCAGTCAAAGCACATGTTGACAAGAGAATAATAGAAGCCGTCGATTCTATTAACGACATGGAACCAAAACCGCAAGACAGATGCAAATCAATCGTTGCTAGGTCGACAGACGATGACGAAA GTTCTAGTTTACTTGAACGAGAGTCGAGCAGTTTTCCAAAACAACGTGTAGGATGGCAGCCACCAAATGAAGTCAATgaagagatagacaaagagctaATGCCACAAAACTTGA AGGCAGGTAACCAGAAATCGCAGTCAACTTCATCAAGAGAAATGCAAACGACCCAACAATTCCAACCCAAcatttttaataaaattttaagaCCAGAATATTGGACGGTCCTTAACGAACGTCTTTGCCCTAAGGAAGTCATAGACAAACTGTATGAAAAGAGGGTCATAACATATGACCTAGTAGAGGAAATtcgaacaacacaaacaatcgGATGGCAAGTGGACATACTGCTAGCTCGAGTCAGTCGTATGAATGACGAAGATGTGAAAAAGTTTGCAGTTGTTTTGTCTAAGACTAATGGAATTTCAGATGTCGGTGGGCAGCTGTTAAGAGATATTGAGACAGCAGGAGAGCAAGAACCCTCCACTGATTAA